The DNA sequence ATATTGTAAAAATACAATGCAAAATTACAACTACATAATGTATAAATACCACAGGagtttggtggcaccttaattggggaggtcAGTCTAATGGCTGGAGCGGATTAAGAGGAATGCGATAagatggtttccatgtgtttgatgccattcaatcgctcagttccagccattattatgagccgtcctcccctcagcagcttccaCTGATAAACACCATactaaatgcggaagacacatttcagttgaatgcattcagttgtacaacactAGGTTTCCCCCCTTTCCCCACTGATCCCCCCTTTCCCTactggccgactcttttctctgtatacgtcaatgatgtcgctcttgctgctggtgattctctgatccacctctacgcagatgacaccattctgtacacttctggcccttctttggacactgttaacaaatctccagatgagcttcaatgccatacaacactccttccgtggcctccaactgctcttaaatgaaaatagaactaaatgcatgctcttcaaccaattgctgcccgcacccacacgcccatctagcatcactactctggacggttctgacctagaatatgtggacaactacaaatacctaggtgtctggttagcctgtaaactctccttccagactcacattaagcatctccaatccaaaattaaatctagaatcggcttcctatttcgcaacaaagcatccttcactcatgctgccaaacataccctcttaaaactgactatcctaccgatccgtGACTTCCGGAGTCTTGTCTGGCAACGAAACAGATATTCAACCTCATTTACTGCCGTTTTAAGAAACATAGcggatatggctgacttgcttaaactaatgtggtttctactgaaaattgagatgtacaaactatggcataagggatagacgagtggataagaggcaatacgtaatttcaattaagacattaatgagcaagtTAAGACTTTTGAAATGTATaggacagaattcagaacatgggctgttctgacagtattctccctgtacaccaagtcagaactgtaggataaataaagggggtgtataagcagacaatgaaatctCTTTTGCCCCGCCGTGTACACTAGCATGTGGTGCCATGCGGTGAAACACCGCTTCCCATTTATTATCAATGGAAGAAAAGCCTTGGGAAGTGGAGAGGGCGGGGGACCATTGGGTGGCATAAACGTGGCGTGGGAGAATGTGAAAAAGAAAATGTCTTTATGCAAATCACCTGCGATGACCACTTGgctatgaccaatcatatcgagtggttcccaTGACTAATTTGACGGTATGCGACCCTGGGCTGGAGACATTCTTCAggaaagatggctgacaaaaatactaggatggaagcaaatgtaagtaatTAAAACGTCATAACAAATCATGCAAAAAATGTACAGTtaagaggaatatgttagttaatgtagagacaaagtTCATTTATGAAAATCACTATTTAGCAATCTAGCTGAATAGCTAACGttaaccagctagctaacattagcatcctatccagctagctaacgttattatcatagccacctagctagaattcataaCATAAGTTTTGCAGattttgtaacatattgtaaatTTAGCAAATTCATAACATTGTATGTTGTGCAAATTCGATGTATATAATACAAATTGTTATtcctaacatatcatacaaaatgggtgatggacatccgcaaattaatacataccatacgaaacgtaacatacaTTCTAAATTGAGTGTCTTGGATTTACTTCCTTAATAATACAAGTACTGTGTACATTGTAGGGCACTGCCTGCAAACTCCCTCCATCGGTGAGTGTGCAGAGCAGCCCCCAAACAAGACTTGTCTTGAGGCTACCCCACATAGCCTAGCCTTATGGAATACGGGGTCCTCGATTTGCTGTATCAAGATGaaacactgttttacagcctgtgtttgtaatggctgctcagtgaaatggcctgtcctgatttgtcataaaaactttaatgagcaagccttccttcgtgaactggcctctgtaaaatggtatagaatcagcttgatcccctctgtcgaagatgcttggaccttctttttcgatattttcagtggtattgttaacaaacatgccccataaagaaaatttgaattaaaaacaggttcagcccctggttcgaccgtgatcttgcagaattactccacctcaagaattgcatttggcgaaaggcttggcacacgcatactcaggctgactggctctcattcaggcaaatgagaaataagtgcattcaggctatccggaaggccaaagttagttactttacagagcagttctctctctgtgggtctaaccccaagaagttctggaaaacgtttaaagacctggagaataaaccctcctcctcaaagctgcccatgtcccttaatgttgatgatgtggttgttactgacaagaagcacatggctgagctctttaatcaccacttcattaagtcaggattccgatttgactcagccatgcctccttgcccgtccaacatttcctcatctcccaccccttcttatgcgactatccccgatgcttctccctctttttcccctggccagctacaaagtttctcccttcaggcagtcactgagtccgaggtgctaaaggagctccttaaacttgaccccaaaaacacatctgggtcagatggtttagaccctttcttctttaaggttgctgtccTTATCATCGCAAAGCCTATCtaaacctttttaacctgtctctcctttctggagaggttcccattgcttggaaggcagccacagttcgtcctttatttaaaggtggagatcaagctgatcctaactgttataggcctatttctattttgccgtGTTTATCAAaaatgttggaaaaacttgtcaataatcaactgactttCAGTTTCAGTTcaactggctttcttgatgtctatagtattctctctggtatgcaatctggtttccgctcaggttatggatgtgtcactgcaaccttaaaggtcctcaatgatgtcaccatttgcccttgattctaagcaatatttgtgctgctatttttattgactttgaCACGGTAGACCATTctattcttgtgggccggctaaggagtattgctGCCTCTAAGAGGTCTTTGTCCTGCTTTgctaattttttatttatttttatttatttcacctttatttaaccaggtaggctagttgagaacaagttctcatttgcaactgcgacctggccaagataaagcatagcagtgtgagcagacaacacagagttacacatggagtaaacaatttacaagtcaataacacagtagaaaacaaagggggagtctatatacaatgtgtgcaaaaggcatgaggaggtaggcgaataataaaaattttgcagattaacactggagtgataaatgatcagatggtcatgtacaggtagagatattggtgtgcaaaagagcagaaaagtaaataaataaaaacagtatggggatgaggtaggtgaaaatgggtgggctattaccaatagactatgtacagctgcagcgatcggttagctgctcagatagctgatgtttgaagttggtgagggagataaaagtctccaacttcagcgatttttgcaattcgttccagtcacaggcagcagagtactggaacgaaaggcggccaaatgaggtgtttgctttagggatgatcagtgagatacacctgctggagcacgtgctacggatgggtgttgccatcgtgaccagtgagctgagataaggcggagctttacctagcatggacttgtagatgacctggagccagtgggtctggaatatgtagcgagggccagccgactagagcatacaagtcgcagtggtgggtggtataaggtgctttagtgacaaaacggatggcactgtgatagactgcttccagtttgctgagtagagtgttggaagcaattttgtagatgacatcgccgaagtcgaggatcggtaggatagtcagttttactagggtaagcttggcggcgtgagtgaaggaggctttgttgcggaatagaaagccgactcttgatttgattttcgattggagatgtttgatatgagtctggaaggagagattgcagtctagccagacacctaggtacttatagatgtccacatattctaggtcggaaccatccagggtggtgatgctagtcgggcatgcgggtgcaggcagcgatcggttgaaaagcatgcatttggttttactagcgtttaagagcagttggaggccacggaaggagtgttgtatggcattgaagcttgtttggaggttagatagcacagtgtccaatgaagggccgaaagtatatagaatggtgttgtctgcgtagaggtggatcagggaatcgcccgcagcaagagcaacatcattgatatatacagagaaaagagtcggcccgagaattgaaccctgtggcacccccatagagactgccagaggaccggacagcatgccctccgatttgacacactgaactctgtctgcaaagtaattggtgaaccaggcaaggcagtcatccgaaaaaccgaggctactgagtctgccgataagaatatggtgattgacagagtcgaaagccttggcaaggtcgatgaagacggttgcacagtactgtcttttatcgatggcggttatgatatcgtttagtaccttgagtgtggctgaggtgcacccgtgaccggctcggaaaccagattgcacagcggagaaggtacggtgggattcgagatggtcagtgacctgtttgttgacttggctttcgaagaccttagataggcagggcaggatggatataggtctgtaacagtttgggtccagggtgtctccccctttgaagagggggatgactgcggcagctttccaatccttggggatctcagacgatatgaaagggaggttgaacaggctggtaataggggttgcgacaatccGGGGTTGCGACAACGGTCTCATGAGTACAGTGTATAAAGTCTGAAAATAtgttgtctcagccactgcctgtcaccaagggagtaccccaaggctcaaatATAGGCCCCACGCTATTCTCAAATTACATCAACCAACATACCTCAGGCAGTAGGAaactctctcatccatttatatgcagatgagacagtcttatactcagctggcccctccccagatgttgtgttaaatgctctacgaCAAAGAtgtcttagtgtccaacaagctttctctacccttaaccttgttctgaacacctccaaaacaaaggtaatgtggtttggtaagaagaatgcccctcttcccacaggtgttattactacctctgagggtttagaggtagtcacctcatacaagttcttgggagtatggctagacggtgcactgtccttctctcagcacatatcaaagctgcaggctaaatttaaatctagacttggtttcctctatcataatcaCTACTCTTTCACCCTAGCTGCCAAACTATTcaaatgaccatcctacccatgctaaatTATGGAggcataatttatagatcggcaggtaagggtgctctcgagcggctagatgtcctttaccattcggccatcagatttgccaccaatgctccttataggacacatcactgcactctatactcctctgtaaactggtcatctctgtatacccatcgcaaagacccactggttgatgcttatttataaaaccctcttaggcctcactcctccCTATCTGAGATATGTACTGCAGCCCTTATTCTCCACATACAAcccccattctgccagtcacattctgttaaacatccccaagcacacacatccctggatcgctcctcttttcagttcgctgcagctagcgactggaaagagctgcaacaaacactcaaacttgacagttttatctcaatatctTCATTCAAAGCCTCAATCTTTGACACTCTTACAGACAGTTGCGGATGCTTTGTATGATGTCTTGTTgactctaccttcttgacctttgtgctgttgactttgcCCAATAATATTTGTACCTTGTTTTTGTGCTgctcatgttgtgttgctaccatgttgttgtcatgttgtgttgctaccatgctgtgttgtcatgttttgctgccttgttatgttgttgtcttaggtctctctttatgtagtgttgggtctctcttgttgtgttgtgtgttttgtcctatatttatattttatttatttattttcaaaatgAATCCCAATTATTTTTGTGTCCAGACTACCCTCACTCTCACTGAAGGGGATATatcacacacagtgaacacactcAGCATAGAGATCTTCCATGTTGTTATCTATTGGCTGCCTGGGCTCTTACATAATTTAGATATTTTACTTTCGTATTACAGTATCATATGATTTCCCAGAAACAGGTGCAGTTCTCATCAACAGTTATGTAATTTTATCTGTGAAGAAAGGGATGTAGTATTTGCCTCGAGACTGCAGGGTTGCCAGTCCAAGCCTTGGTTCTGTCTGTTGTCCTTTGTATAAGaatgtttttttaatttatttttttagacTGACCACTGCCTATTCCTCACTATGTACACTTGGGGAGAAGGGTAGATCATTTCGATGCAAATTTATTGAATGGGTTGTTTGCTCTATTAGTTCTATTTCTATGTATCAGTCACACATGTTTTTCAGTCCTAGTAATTTTTGTTCTTTGCATTTTACACCTTTTTGTTAACCTTGCGATAGTTCACACACAGCTTCAAACCAGTCGGCACACTTCCTGACAGGTAGATAACGAACAGAGTAGTAAAGGATTAGATAGGAGGGTTTAGTTCTTAATGTTTGGTTCTTTAGTCCGTAAACTGTGATTGACTAGACACTCCAGTACAGTAAGTGGCGGCATTCAACGATAACGTTTGTTTGCGGACCGCCATAATATTATAGAAGAAGAAGGTAACGAACAGTTTTGCAAAACGTTTGGATTAGTAGCAAACTACACGATTAGCTGTGTTAAAATTTAAATCGTGTGGAGTGGAGGAGTAACTCAATGTGTTGCTCGCTTTTTTAGCTAGCAAGTCGTTGGAAATAGCTTTAGCTATTCAACTAGGCTAACGTTAGTGAAAGTAAACAAACCAAGAAACCCAGCTACTACTAGCTGATGTGTCATCAAGGCGCTTTGCTGAAATAGACTTATAAGTGAGCTAGCTAGATACTCGGCTTTCATATGTGTGTATCCATGAGAGGTGGCTAAACTATGTGACATAGcgacatttatttatttgtaaatgTATCCCTCACTTCTTCTGTGCATGATAGAAACCTAACAATGCAGTGCAACAATGTGACAACTATCCCCAAAGGGCTACTGCAGCTTCGAGACAGTTTGAGTAGCATGATGGACAGCCTGTACTGTGACCCCAAGGTAACAGTGCACCATGTCTCCTCTTCAGCAACACTGTTAAAAGCTCTTGGTCTAACAGTAACAGACATGTATGACTTCTTAATAGGACAGTAGGTAATGTGAAGCATGTTCatgacccttctctctctcctcaatagGTGGCAGcgctgatgaacacatcaatggGGCAGTACCTCAATGGCCACCCATTCTTAGCCCTGGCTGTGTTGGTATTTGGCGCCATGGCCACTGTACCCATTGGGATTTTCCTGACCTTTGCCACTGTTACATTCATTGGTGCCACTGTGGGTTTCGTTTTATTGGAGGGTAAGTCCCTACACTATCTATATAATacctactgtccactactacagTGCCAATACACTCTTCCCAGCTGTGTAGTATAACAACTAATCTGAATGCCTGTCTATCAGGGACAATGATGGTGGCTAATACTGAAACCCTTTTTCACTATCTTGTTTTTCCTCATTAttcctacctcctccctctccctccagtgTTTCTGCTATCCCTAGGAGGGGTCAGTCTGCTGTGTGTGCTCTCTGCTCTGgccatcctctccatcctggtCTCCTTGGTCCTCGGTGCCTGTTACATTACCTCTTACAATGTGCTCAACTTCTACTACAGCCAGCGGTATCAAAACACACAGCCTggagtaaaaacacacacacacacagaggccctTCATTTGAGATTCtcattttctccctctttctttctctttttcaccCAGTGTCAGTAGGTACCGAGTCACTAGGTTGGAGCCTGCGACAAATATAACAGTCATGGAACAAGATGGGTGTGTTCAACTTAACACATTATTTGGTTGATGAACAAAAACTCCTTtctagacatacagttgaagtcggaagtttacgtacacttaggttggagtcattaaaactcgtttttcaaacactccacaaatttcttgtatagttttggcaagtcggttaggacatctactttgcatgacacaagtaatttttccaacaattgtttacagacag is a window from the Oncorhynchus kisutch isolate 150728-3 unplaced genomic scaffold, Okis_V2 Okis06b-Okis10b_hom, whole genome shotgun sequence genome containing:
- the LOC109876552 gene encoding promethin; the protein is MQCNNVTTIPKGLLQLRDSLSSMMDSLYCDPKVAALMNTSMGQYLNGHPFLALAVLVFGAMATVPIGIFLTFATVTFIGATVGFVLLEVFLLSLGGVSLLCVLSALAILSILVSLVLGACYITSYNVLNFYYSQRVSRYRVTRLEPATNITVMEQDGDEEAYGKPEV